TAACTTcgatttaatattataaagaaaatatattttccaattATCTAATTTGGTTACTCGATCATATTCATGTACAATTTCTTCAAAATATTCGATATTCTGTTCTGTAATAGCatcaataatattatctAAAAATTTCTTTTCTCTTGAACTTGCAAATCGTGGGTCATTTGAGGAATATTTGTCAATTGATATTTTTGCATTTACAATATCTCCTATGACTATGTGAAGTATCCCTgcctttatataataatcgCGGGCTCCATACTGTAGCAACGAGTTTTTTAGAGCCTTTTCCGCTTCGTTTTCGAATATCTGCCGAGGAAAAAAGGGTGCACATGTGTGTAAGgatgtatatatgcatatgacATGTTTGTGAGTAAGCAATTTACAAGTGATGCatagcttttttttttttaccgATATAGCATCTTCATATTGGTGATTATATTGCGCACTTAATTCGGCATACTTCACAATGCATTGTGTGTACACCGACCTAAAAGAAGTATAACATGAAAAACGGCATGAAAAATGGGATAAAGAATgcatgaaaaataaaacgtGTTTTATCTCGTTTTTTGTTACTTTGAATATTCGTCcatttcaaaataataggCAGCCTTTTTATAATAGGATGATGCACTATTATAGTCGAATAAGTCTTCATATATTTCTGCAATGTTCTTTTCACATTTTCCACAATTTGAGAATCTCCCAATGGTTGCATACATTTTGACAGCCtcttcaatatattttatggcCTCTAAAAaagcgaaaaaaaaatagggCACCATTTTATACCTTAAATTGGTAGCATAAAGCAAGAAGGTAATAATAGATGCAATAATAGATGCAATAATAGGTGCAATAGAACCCCGTTTTatgatattatatttgcTCTAACCTagtttatcatatttttttgttatgtTTCCTGCCTCTAAATAGGCGTTGGCACAATAGCTGGTCTCGCTAttctttttgtataatgcagcatttttcaaaatacaAGAAGCTGCTTCTTTCCCTAAAGAGATATAAAAGGTGAAGAAGTAAAATAGAAGATAAATATGTCGTGATTTTACAAACTGGATCCATTAGTTTACAACACTATTTAGATGAACAAACAGGCAactgataaaatattatgtgtgtatatttGGGAAGGATGACAATCTTACATTTATGAGCAAGCTTGTATTGGTTTGCTGCCATGTTATAGCAATTTATAACTTCATCAGTATTATCTGTtccaaaaaatgatgagaAAAAGTCCTTCTTACTTAATGCCTCTGCTTTTTTTTCCAGTTCTTTTGCTTCGtgttccatttttttttaaaaactttTAACTTTAACAATACATATGTGtaggcatatatataataatataataatgtaatatagaaatattttaatacacaaaatagttatatttttttcgtccGTACTTAAGATATTTACAAAagcaataaataaaaaaaaattgttaaaatattagtttttttggatatataatcattattatatttcactgtattatcaaattttattatatttttataatgtattattttccttcttgttttctcttttttttatgcatatattttgtagtAGGTATTtccaaaattttttttttttttttttttgtatagcAGCGTGCCCATTCAATATGAGGTAACTACATAATGTATCCCccattaaaattattttttaattttctacAAATATGtcaatattgttttttattcttacaACGTaatattacttttttcgtaataataataataattttattttcaagcTAATTCTAAAATATGCtctaaattttataagtaGATTGTACGAACGAGGCTTAACTACTTACACAGTAGTAACTCAAATACCCCCCTATTTTTCTCaagggaaataaaaatattttccttatcctttctttatataattgggaagtatattattattttcgttttatatcttttttggAATTTCATTAATTTGCTAAGTGCTAAGTGCTAAGTGCTAAGTGCTAAGTGCTAACTACGAGTGGGACGTAACTACAATCATGTAAGTGATCAAAGCAGAGTAAAACCAAGTGAAAAGAACAATTGTAACACCACAGAGAGCAAACAGTTGTGATCAAAATGTTATGTCGTTTGAGAAATTATGGGGGGTACAAGTTGTATGggcataataaaaaaaagactttcaaaaaaaatattttttttattttaaatttaaaataataatttttaaaatacataaGCTTATAGTATAtcgttttaaatatttttttatattttatggttAAGGaagatatttatttaatatgaaagtgggttaaataaaacgaaataaaaatatgttgttccaaactatatataatatatatgtgtgtgtaaAATATAGTTTGTTAAATCTTTGAAAATGGAAACATAACTTATGTATGACTCTCTACCTTATAGACAATAATAAGGACTATACAATTGGCATATTAACAAATGATAATTCATATGCACATTTGTAATTTCtttgaataaatttatttccttatatatatacagcattattttatatgaatattttatagcGATTTTGTTTAACCTTATtgtgtgtgtatatatattattggtTATCATTCCTTTgtagttaaaaaatatattttgataacaGTATGGgtttacatatatgtaattttttttctttaattatatatggcttataaataaaaatacacacaACAAAATTGTTTACTATTTGATATATAGTGTTAAGAACAAAtgattgaaaaaaattttcattttgctGATTTTCAAAagtcttattattttataataattttaatttgctCTCTGCGCAAGTTTACTATTTTACTAACATTTTCAGCatgcataaatatgataattattttgaatgCTTAAAAATGGGagtttaattttgtattttaaaCATACAAAAAGGTATATGCacttattctttttttttatttggttataattatgtatgCTTAAAACAGCTAGCTTCTTATTACGAATACTCAATTCCAatcgttttattttttggagTGATGTTTatcatacatatttttatcaataaaattgggaagaaataaaaaaaaaatatatatcattgtATACgatcaaaatatatggaaaaaatataatagcaAAGTAAATTAACAAAGCAAAATATTACAGTAAAGGGAATGCCATAGCTGAGGGGTAAGGCTCCCAAAATCGTTTTAAAAGCAAAAGAGACAATATATAACCATCAATTAATAAGTTCATATTATATccgttaaaaaaaattaataaagcGACAcgtttattattcatttatttttttatttattataatttttatgggTATCACGGAAGTATTcctaatatttatgtatgtatgtgtgtgtgtgtatttaagttttctttttttgtgtatgcacatttatttattttgccAATACCTCTGCAAAGTATCATAATTGCACATAAGGAGAGAAAGGAAATTCAAGTGAAAATTGGATAATCATTTGTCATTTctcataaataaaataaactaaATAAACTAAATGACTTTAGTGTGTGTATTCCTTGTGTAGGGGCTAAGGGAgataattgaaaaaaatcgtaatagctttattttttttaaattataagcATTAAAAacgtataaaatattatacaatttCGAATGGGGAAGCAAGAGGACATGGATTGCTAACACAATTTgggaagaaaaaaaaaaaaataaaataattaataacaaTTATAGTAAGAGAAATACCATAGTGATACTCATTAGTAGTCGACGCAGAAAAGGTGTGCCCTAGTTGAAATGACAAACGAtgcaaatttaaataatgaacgGGCCTTCgatgatgaagaaaaacGGGAAGAAAGTCCGTTCGCTATTTTAAGCACACAAAGAAAAGAAAGTACAGCACTTACGAATGATACGAATTATAgcatagaaaataataatacagagttatgtttaaataatatagttaaaaaaaataataaaagaataataattgaaaaattaatacttgaaaattttaaaagttattcaggagtaaaaataattggaccgttttataaaaaatttagttGTATAGTCGGTCCAAATGGAAGTGGAAAAAGTAATATCATTGATGCTATGCTTTTTGTTTTTGGAAGAAGAGCTAAAAAGATTcgacaaaataaattatcagatcttattcataattcaaaatattcaacaaataatgaatatacaaaggtatccatatattttaagacAATCATAGACAAGCCTGA
This genomic interval from Plasmodium chabaudi chabaudi strain AS genome assembly, chromosome: 11 contains the following:
- a CDS encoding alpha-soluble NSF attachment protein, putative; this translates as MEHEAKELEKKAEALSKKDFFSSFFGTDNTDEVINCYNMAANQYKLAHKWKEAASCILKNAALYKKNSETSYCANAYLEAGNITKKYDKLEAIKYIEEAVKMYATIGRFSNCGKCEKNIAEIYEDLFDYNSASSYYKKAAYYFEMDEYSKSVYTQCIVKYAELSAQYNHQYEDAISIFENEAEKALKNSLLQYGARDYYIKAGILHIVIGDIVNAKISIDKYSSNDPRFASSREKKFLDNIIDAITEQNIEYFEEIVHEYDRVTKLDNWKIYFLYNIKSKLNVEGNVELTPDGGVDLT